From one Musa acuminata AAA Group cultivar baxijiao chromosome BXJ2-6, Cavendish_Baxijiao_AAA, whole genome shotgun sequence genomic stretch:
- the LOC103988457 gene encoding probable protein phosphatase 2C 33, with protein sequence MARALGDFCLKNFGLISVPEISYRCITEKDEFIVLATDGVWDVLSNREVVKIVGTASARSSAARILVESAVRAWKLKYPTSKIDNCAVVCLFLGIDSSNDSSVAKAGEVSVPLDVIEIGHNKQEPAGPTCLNQSGTIRARTTNYQDKEATKDRV encoded by the exons ATGGCACGAGCCTTGGGGGATTTTTGTTTGAAGAATTTTGGTTTGATTTCTGTGCCAGAGATTTCATATAGATGCATCACAGAAAAAGATGAGTTCATCGTCTTGGCTACTGATGGG GTCTGGGATGTCTTGTCCAACAGAGAGGTGGTAAAGATTGTCGGTACTGCTTCTGCAAGGTCCTCCGCAGCTCGTATTCTTGTTGAATCAGCAGTTAGGGCATGGAAGCTCAAGTATCCAACCTCGAAGATTGATAACTGCGCTGTGGTCTGCCTCTTCCTTGGTATAGATTCATCCAACGATTCCTCCGTTGCCAAGGCCGGTGAAGTTAGTGTACCACTGGATGTCATCGAGATTGGCCACAACAAACAAGAACCTGCAGGGCCAACTTGTCTGAACCAATCTGGCACGATCAGAGCTCGCACTACAAATTATCAGGATAAGGAAGCAACAAAAGACCGTGTCTAG
- the LOC135614995 gene encoding DNA repair protein RAD5A-like — MGVNKVTDEGIAVVRSVVGQDFSDMDIIRALHMAKNDVSAAINIIFDTPRIRVTPGDGSAGARRRNLDPLTVAASPADHAPVTAGSPTSAESDLPAERNTDGGVAAESSGSKESDWWLVGSTELSGLSTCKGRRIKPGDKVNFSFPLANKATSPSTATRFPGRGRSVASCSEIVRFSTEDHVEIGRIPNEWARCLLPLVRTKKIKIEGFCKSVPEVLGIMDTIHLSVSVYINSSMIQKHQQTTVRSINISTEESSVHPLPSLFRLLGLTPFRKAEFTPEDLYTRKRAIEFKDRSGVSAEVLPSEKLRKLCVNGSKVEDNEETISDTDMDSIIGIADSSQLEEMIPPDSLQCELRPYQKQALYWMVQLEKGRRFKEAATTLHPCWSAYHIADRRGFVVYLNAFSGDVTLEFPSTLLMSRGGILADAMGLGKTIMTIALLLAHSGKGGSSSSTSSQDSLDTNEVNDMSNQSPITSNKLTSITGFRKLFKSKASLVGGGNLIVCPMTLLSQWKVELETHTHPGSLTVYVHYGQSRTKDAKFLAQNDVVLTTYGVLASEYSAESTEENGVLYSVRWFRVVLDEAHTVKSSKSQVSMAAAFLNADRRWCLTGTPIQNNLEDVYSLLRFLRVEPWGNWGLWYKLIQKPYEEGDERGLKLVQSILRPIMLRRTKSSTDAEGRPILVLPPAQVEVLYCELSAAEKDFYEALFKRSKVKFDMFVEQGRVLHNYASILELLLRLRQCCDHPFLVMSRGDTQEFSDLNKLAKHFLKGGKDAGNGDTCAVPSKAYIKEVVEELRKGEEGECPICLEAYEDAVLTPCAHRLCRECLFASWRSALSGLCPVCRKIINKQDLITAPTDCRFRIDVEKNWVESSKVSVLLQELDKLRSLGAKSIIFSQWTGFLDLLEIPLSRHNFLFVRLDGTLNQQQREKVLNKFAENTNILVLLMSLKAGGVGINLTAATNAFLMDPWWNPAVEEQAVMRIHRIGQTKSVAIKRFIVKGTVEERMEMVQARKQRMISGALTDHELRTARIEELKMLFT, encoded by the exons ATGGGCGTCAATAAGGTCACGGACGAAGGCATCGCGGTCGTCCGTTCGGTGGTGGGGCAGGATTTCTCGGACATGGACATCATCCGTGCTCTCCACATGGCCAAGAACGACGTATCGGCCGCCATCAACATAATCTTCGACACCCCACGCATCCGCGTCACCCCCGGCGATGGAAGCGCCGGCGCCCGGAGAAGAAACCTCGATCCCCTCACTGTGGCTGCTTCTCCTGCCGATCATGCGCCCGTCACTGCCGGTTCTCCCACTTCCGCGGAGAGTGATCTACCTGCGGAGCGGAACACTGACGGTGGGGTTGCTGCGGAATCGTCCGGTTCCAAAGAAAGTGATTGGTGGCTCGTAGGAAGTACTGAGCTTTCTGGGCTTTCCACCTGCAAGGGGAGGCGGATTAAGCCCGGGGACAAGGTGAACTTCTCCTTCCCGTTGGCAAATAAGGCGACTTCCCCTTCCACGGCCACCAGGTTTCCCGGTAGAGGGCGGTCGGTGGCTTCTTGTTCTGAGATAGTTCGCTTCTCTACTGAGGATCATGTAGAG ATTGGTCGCATCCCCAATGAATGGGCTCGCTGCCTTTTGCCTCTGGTGAGGACAAAGAAGATTAAAATTGAAGGTTTTTGTAAATCTGTGCCTGAAGTCCTTGGCATTATGGATACTATTCATTTATCTGTTAG TGTGTATATCAATAGCTCTATGATCCAGAAACATCAACAAACCACAGTGAGGTCCATAAATATTTCCACTGAGGAATCATCAGTTCATCCACTTCCATCCCTGTTCAGATTACTTGGTCTTACTCCTTTTAGAAAG GCTGAGTTCACTCCGGAGGATCTCTACACTAGGAAGCGGGCCATAGAATTCAAG GACAGGTCTGGAGTGTCTGCAGAAGTTTTACCTTCAGAAAAGTTGAGAAAATTATGTGTCAATGGGAGTAAAGTCGAAGATAATGAGGAGACTATCTCAGATACTGATATGGATAGTATTATAGGCATTGCAGATAGTTCTCAGTTAGAG GAAATGATACCCCCTGACAGTCTGCAGTGCGAGTTACGTCCTTACCAAAAGCAAGCTCTTTATTGGATGGTACAGCTTGAAAAAGGAAGACGTTTTAAGGAGGCAGCAACCACACTACATCCATGTTGGAGTGCATATCATATTGCGGATAG GAGGGGATTTGTTGTTTATCTGAACGCATTTTCTGGCGATGTAACACTTGAATTTCCAAGCACCTTGCTTATGTCTAGAGGCGGG ATTTTGGCAGATGCAATGGGACTAGGGAAGACCATTATGACGATAGCCCTTCTCCTTGCCCATTCTGGTAAGGGAGGCTCGTCTTCTTCCACTTCAAGCCAGGATTCCCTTGATACAAATGAAGTCAATGACATGTCTAATCAATCTCCAATTACTTCGAATAAGTTAACAAGCATCACTGGATtcagaaagttgtttaaatccaaGGCTTCACTTGTAGGAGGTGGTAATCTAATTGTGTGTCCAATGACATTACTAAGCCAGTGGAAG GTTGAACTTGAAACCCATACTCATCCAGGATCTCTTACTGTCTATGTTCACTATGGGCAAAGCCGAACAAAAGATGCAAAGTTTTTGGCGCAAAATGATGTTGTTCTAACTACCTATGGTGTTTTGGCATCAGAATATTCAGCTGAA AGTACTGAAGAAAATGGTGTACTTTACTCAGTTAGGTGGTTCAGGGTTGTGCTTGATGAAGCTCATACTGTAAAATCATCTAAGAGCCAGGTCTCCATGGCTGCTGCATTTCTTAACGCTGACAGGAGGTGGTGTCTCACTGGCACACCTATTCAG AACAACTTAGAGGATGTATACAGTCTTCTGCGATTTCTGAGAGTGGAGCCATGGGGAAACTGGGGGCT GTGGTATAAACTTATACAAAAGCCTTATGAGGAAGGTGATGAACGTGGATTAAAACTGGTGCAGTCCATTTTAAGGCCAATAATGTTAAGAAGGACAAAATCGAGCACAGATGCAGAAGGCAG GCCAATTCTCGTGCTTCCTCCTGCACAAGTTGAAGTCCTTTACTGTGAGCTGTCAGCAGCTGAGAAGGACTTCTATGAGGCTCTTTTTAAGAGATCTAAG GTAAAGTTTGATATGTTTGTGGAGCAAGGGCGGGTTCTTCACAattatgcttcaattttggagttgCTTTTACGCCTTCGGCAGTGTTGCGACCATCCCTTCCTTGTCATGAG TCGAGGTGATACACAAGAGTTCTCAGACCTCAACAAACTTGCAAAACATTTTCTGAAAGGTGGTAAAGATGCTGGTAATGGAGATACCTGTGCTGTCCCTTCTAAGGCATACATTAAAGAGGTTGTGGAAGAGCTGCGTAAAGGAGAGGAAGGAGAGTGTCCAATTTGTTTAGAAGCTTATGAAGATGCAGTATTGACACCATGTGCACACCGTTTATGCCGAGAGTGCCTCTTCGCTAGCTGGCGAAGTGCCTTGAGTGGTCTTTGTCCTGTTTGTAG GAAAATTATAAATAAGCAGGATCTTATTACTGCTCCGACCGACTGTCGTTTTCGAATTGATGTTGAGAAGAATTGGGTTGAATCTTCAAAGGTTTCTGTTCTCCTTCAGGAATTAGACAAACTTCGCTCTTTAGGTGCCAAAAGTATCATATTTAGCCAATGGACTGGTTTTCTGGATCTTCTGGAAATACCGCTTTCTCG ACACAATTTCTTGTTTGTTAGATTGGATGGGACCTTAAATCAACAGCAAAGGGAAAAAGTACTCAACAAGTTTGCTGAGAATACAAATATATTG GTACTTCTAATGTCACTGAAGGCTGGTGGTGTTGGAATAAACCTTACGGCAGCAACTAATGCCTTTCTTATG GATCCCTGGTGGAACCCAGCTGTTGAAGAACAGGCTGTGATGCGAATACATCGCATTGGTCAAACCAAAAGTGTAGCCATCAAAAGATTCATTGTAAAG GGAACCGTGGAAGAAAGAATGGAAATGGTACAGGCTCGAAAGCAGAGGATGATATCTGGAGCCCTAACAGACCATGAACTTCGCACTGCACGAATCGAAGAACTAAAGATGCTTTTTACTTGA
- the LOC135614994 gene encoding UDP-D-apiose/UDP-D-xylose synthase 2-like, with amino-acid sequence MAAAARMDLDGNPILPMTICMIGAGGFIGSHLCEKLMAETPHTVLAVDVYSDKIKHLLDPPSAAEGQQARHPWDGRIQFHRLNIKHDSRLEGLIKMSDLTINLAAICTPADYNTRPLDTIYSNFIDALPVVRYCSENNKRLIHFSTCEVYGKTIGSFLPKDHPLRKEPEFYVLKEDASPCIFGSIEKQRWSYACAKQLIERLIYAEGAENGLEFTIVRPFNWIGPRMDFIPGIDGPSEGVPRVLACFSNNLLRREPLKLVDGGQSQRTFVYIKDAIEAVLLMTENPARANGHIFNVGNPNNEVTVKQLAEIMTQVYSKVSGEAPLEMPTLDVSSKEFYGEGYDDSDKRIPDMTIINKQLGWNPKTSLWDLLESTLTYQHRTYAEAIRRAMAKPVASS; translated from the exons ATGGCAGCGGCTGCGAGGATGGATCTCGACGGGAACCCGATCTTGCCGATGACGATCTGCATGATCGGGGCCGGGGGGTTCATCGGGTCCCACCTCTGCGAGAAGTTGATGGCGGAGACGCCGCACACTGTGCTGGCCGTTGACGTCTACAGCGACAAGATCAAGCACCTCCTCGACCCACCGTCGGCCGCGGAGGGGCAGCAGGCGCGCCACCCCTGGGACGGCCGGATCCAGTTCCACCGCCTCAACATCAAGCACGACTCCAGGCTCGAGGGCCTCATCAAGATGTCAGATCTG ACGATCAACCTGGCGGCAATATGCACCCCAGCGGATTACAACACCCGTCCACTGGACACCATCTACAGCAATTTCATTGACGCTCTCCCAGTT GTCAGATACTGCTCGGAGAACAACAAGCGCCTTATTCACTTTTCCACTTGTGAAGTGTACGGGAAAACGATCGGAAGCTTCCTGCCGAAGGATCACCCATTAAGAAAG GAGCCAGAGTTCTATGTGCTCAAGGAAGATGCCTCCCCATGCATCTTTGGTTCTATTGAGAAGCAGAGATGGTCTTATGCATGTGCAAAGCAACTTATTGAGAGGCTGATATATG CTGAGGGTGCGGAAAATGGTCTGGAGTTCACCATTGTGAGACCTTTCAATTGGATTGGACCAAGGATGGACTTTATTCCTGGAATCGATGGTCCTAGCGAGGGTGTTCCGAGGGTTTTGGCATGCTTCAGTAAT AATCTCCTGCGCCGTGAGCCTCTGAAACTTGTTGATGGCGGTCAGTCCCAAAGAACTTTTGTCTACATCAAGGATGCCATAGAAGCTGTTCTCCTGATGACC GAAAATCCTGCACGAGCAAATGGCCATATCTTTAATGTTGGAAATCCTAACAATGAAGTCACCGTAAAGCAACTTGCAGAGATCATGACACAG GTGTACTCAAAGGTTTCAGGTGAAGCTCCTTTGGAGATGCCCACACTTGACGTGAGTTCCAAGGAGTTCTATGGTGAAGGATATGATGACAGTGATAAGCGGATACCTGACATGACCATAATCAATAAACAACTCG GTTGGAACCCGAAGACATCCCTCTGGGACTTGCTTGAATCAACGCTGACCTATCAACACAGGACCTATGCAGAGGCCATCAGGAGGGCAATGGCAAAACCTGTTGCATCAAGCTAA